Proteins from a genomic interval of Sphingobacterium lactis:
- a CDS encoding OmpA family protein — MNYSTIKKTAVAASLVAALGFAETAQAQTPTVFGGRSQYRTWSIGVQGGITTPNTILGGQNAFGQKVGYFQNKVGEYYGLTIRKQFSHLFGLELEGNRGRIKTYNHDLAGVENGLNAKSAETSVNWAASLNGVFQLGTIDFMRRENAVNFYAKVGLGVMAHNPVQYASNDFSGTPVYNNEGKWGEEIFGDREKVGDRDNRLTGYVPVGVGVKFKLSEVVALNLGYTMNFTDDNLLYGPARYDGKQKFSNVYGGLEFTLGSRDKENLTFANPVATLYDELKDPSLRNEVEALKQRVSTLEGTVDQLSKDSDGDGVSDKFDKCPGTPAGTVVDGSGCPIKFPEAQQLTDGTVSGYYAPIQFEFDSSVLKTESYSTLDKLAKELKDSNGTVTLDGYASAEGTEAYNMNLSTDRANAVKQYLVNAGVSASNINASGKGESNPVASNDTEEGRVQNRRVEIKK; from the coding sequence ATGAACTATTCTACAATTAAAAAAACAGCTGTTGCAGCTTCTTTAGTAGCCGCTTTAGGTTTCGCTGAAACTGCACAAGCACAAACCCCAACTGTATTTGGTGGTAGATCACAATACAGAACTTGGTCAATCGGTGTTCAAGGTGGTATCACTACTCCTAACACGATCTTAGGTGGCCAAAACGCTTTCGGTCAAAAAGTTGGTTACTTCCAAAACAAAGTAGGTGAGTACTACGGTTTAACTATCCGTAAACAATTCTCTCACTTATTCGGTTTAGAATTAGAAGGTAACCGTGGTCGTATCAAAACTTACAACCATGACCTTGCAGGTGTTGAGAACGGCTTAAACGCAAAATCTGCTGAAACTTCTGTTAACTGGGCAGCTAGCTTAAATGGTGTATTCCAATTAGGTACTATCGACTTCATGAGAAGAGAGAATGCAGTTAACTTCTACGCTAAAGTAGGTTTAGGTGTTATGGCTCATAACCCAGTTCAATACGCTAGCAACGATTTCTCAGGTACTCCAGTTTACAACAACGAAGGTAAATGGGGTGAAGAGATCTTCGGTGACCGTGAAAAAGTTGGTGATCGTGACAACCGTTTAACAGGATACGTTCCAGTTGGTGTTGGTGTTAAATTCAAATTGTCTGAAGTTGTTGCCTTGAACTTAGGTTACACAATGAACTTCACTGATGACAACTTGTTATACGGTCCAGCTCGTTACGACGGAAAACAAAAATTCTCTAACGTATACGGTGGTTTAGAGTTCACTTTAGGTTCTCGTGATAAAGAAAACTTAACTTTCGCTAACCCAGTTGCTACATTGTACGATGAGTTGAAAGATCCATCCCTACGTAACGAAGTTGAAGCTTTGAAACAACGCGTATCTACTTTAGAAGGTACTGTTGATCAATTGAGCAAAGACTCTGATGGTGACGGTGTTTCTGATAAATTTGACAAATGTCCAGGTACTCCTGCTGGTACAGTAGTTGACGGTTCTGGTTGTCCAATCAAATTCCCAGAAGCTCAACAACTTACTGACGGAACAGTTTCAGGATACTACGCTCCAATTCAATTCGAATTCGATAGCTCCGTATTGAAAACTGAATCTTACTCAACTTTGGATAAATTAGCTAAAGAATTGAAAGATTCTAACGGTACTGTAACTTTAGATGGTTATGCATCTGCAGAAGGTACTGAAGCTTACAACATGAACTTGTCTACTGACCGTGCGAACGCAGTAAAACAATACCTAGTTAACGCTGGTGTATCTGCTTCAAACATCAATGCTTCTGGTAAAGGTGAATCTAACCCAGTTGCTTCTAACGACACAGAAGAAGGACGCGTTCAAAACCGTCGTGTTGAAATCAAAAAATAA
- a CDS encoding inorganic phosphate transporter encodes MITLLVVVIVLAIAFDYINGFHDAANSIATIVSTKVLTPFVAVLWAAFFNFVAYFVFTDHKVANTIAKTVIEEYITLEVIFAGLVAAISWNLFTWYYGIPSSSSHTLIGGFAGSGMAFAVFQGVNPLEAINISATLKIVSFIVLAPLMGMIISIIITLIIINICKNSRPAVAEKWFKFLQLVSSGALSFAHGGNDAQKVMGIIATALIAGNVIGTFEEMPGWVPLACYVAIAAGTMSGGWKIVKTMGTKITKVTPLEGVSAETAGAITLGITEHFGIPVSTTHTITGSIIGVGLVKRVSAVRWGVTISLLWAWILTIPVSALLGGLTLAVIHYIL; translated from the coding sequence ATGATAACATTATTAGTAGTTGTAATTGTGTTGGCAATTGCCTTTGATTATATCAATGGATTTCATGATGCGGCCAATTCGATTGCAACCATAGTTTCTACCAAAGTACTGACGCCATTTGTGGCCGTACTCTGGGCAGCATTTTTCAATTTCGTTGCATACTTCGTGTTCACAGACCATAAGGTCGCTAACACCATTGCCAAAACGGTAATTGAAGAATACATAACGCTGGAAGTTATTTTCGCAGGTTTGGTTGCAGCGATTTCCTGGAACCTGTTTACTTGGTATTACGGCATCCCTTCCAGTTCCAGCCATACCTTGATCGGTGGTTTCGCAGGGTCGGGAATGGCATTCGCAGTTTTTCAAGGCGTCAATCCCTTGGAAGCGATCAATATCAGCGCAACACTGAAAATTGTATCCTTTATCGTACTCGCTCCTTTAATGGGTATGATCATCTCTATCATCATTACCCTTATCATTATTAATATCTGTAAAAATTCAAGACCTGCCGTTGCCGAGAAATGGTTCAAGTTTCTCCAATTGGTTTCCTCAGGAGCCTTAAGTTTTGCTCACGGCGGTAATGATGCGCAGAAAGTAATGGGTATTATCGCAACGGCCTTAATTGCCGGAAACGTGATAGGCACATTTGAAGAGATGCCGGGATGGGTTCCGCTAGCCTGTTATGTAGCAATCGCTGCTGGAACTATGAGCGGTGGTTGGAAGATCGTTAAAACAATGGGAACCAAGATCACGAAAGTAACTCCATTAGAAGGCGTGAGTGCAGAAACGGCTGGAGCCATTACTTTAGGTATCACGGAGCACTTCGGTATTCCGGTATCGACTACGCATACCATTACGGGTTCGATCATCGGAGTAGGTTTGGTGAAGCGTGTTTCCGCAGTTCGCTGGGGTGTAACCATTAGTTTACTCTGGGCGTGGATCTTAACGATTCCTGTAAGCGCGCTGTTGGGCGGATTAACTTTAGCAGTAATCCACTATATCTTGTAG
- a CDS encoding DUF47 domain-containing protein: MSLNSIFQYFVPKDKKFFPLFEQAGSNLIEMAKLLKESVHTTDLQLRKDNSKVLEDLEHKGDNLTHQIHLELGKNFITPFDREDIHALASSLDDVADFIHGASNRMELYKVTETSEAMKEISSLILEATEHVAKALFELKDLKNIRNITDSCVRINSVENKADYIFDKAVAELFEYEKDAINLIKNKEVLSAMEDATDKCEDVANVLESILVKNA; the protein is encoded by the coding sequence ATGTCTTTGAACAGCATCTTTCAATACTTTGTCCCTAAGGACAAGAAATTTTTCCCCCTATTTGAGCAGGCCGGATCTAACCTCATCGAAATGGCCAAATTGCTAAAGGAAAGTGTACATACCACTGATCTTCAACTTCGTAAAGATAATTCCAAGGTTTTGGAAGACTTGGAACACAAAGGAGATAACCTAACTCACCAGATCCATCTTGAACTAGGAAAAAACTTCATCACTCCATTTGACCGTGAGGATATCCATGCCTTGGCGAGCTCATTGGATGATGTTGCCGATTTCATCCATGGTGCATCTAACCGCATGGAGTTATATAAGGTTACAGAAACCAGCGAAGCGATGAAAGAAATTTCCAGCCTGATCCTGGAAGCGACCGAACATGTGGCCAAAGCCCTATTCGAGTTGAAGGACCTAAAGAACATCCGCAACATCACTGATTCTTGTGTACGTATTAATAGTGTAGAGAATAAAGCGGATTATATCTTCGATAAAGCGGTTGCAGAACTTTTCGAATATGAAAAGGATGCCATCAACCTGATCAAGAACAAAGAAGTGTTATCGGCGATGGAGGATGCAACGGACAAATGTGAGGATGTTGCAAACGTATTGGAAAGCATTCTTGTAAAGAACGCGTAG
- a CDS encoding sensor histidine kinase produces MNFRSLILIISFIFSLALSGMNYYYERDLPTFLFILILSFVLSFSLLNYVFQKFVYERIKAVYKLIHNLKLGKELKDALGDHKSEDPIGDAEKEVRDWAKQKTTEINQLKAQEKFRKEFLSNISHEFKTPLFAIQGYIETLQDGMLEENPTMAVNFLNKASRNLDRLSYLIHDLDEIAKLESGEVIIKKEKFDLNPLIKETIDDLDYKAKENNITLNYNTKGNYPIFVRADRKKIQQVLINFIDNSIKYGKKGGETHIKVLPLIDQVLIEITDNGHGIEEKNLSRVFERFFRADKSRSREVGGSGLGLAIVKHIIEAHQQNVHVRSTEGIGTTFSFTLEKA; encoded by the coding sequence ATGAATTTTCGTAGTCTGATCTTAATCATAAGCTTTATTTTTTCCCTGGCTCTCTCGGGGATGAACTATTACTATGAACGCGATCTGCCTACTTTTCTATTCATCTTGATATTAAGTTTTGTCCTTTCGTTCAGCCTACTAAACTATGTGTTCCAGAAATTTGTGTACGAGCGGATAAAGGCCGTATACAAACTCATCCATAACCTCAAACTGGGTAAGGAACTTAAGGATGCCCTGGGCGACCACAAATCGGAAGACCCGATCGGCGATGCGGAAAAAGAAGTTCGGGACTGGGCAAAGCAGAAGACTACCGAAATCAACCAATTGAAAGCTCAGGAAAAATTCAGAAAGGAATTCCTGTCCAATATTTCCCACGAGTTCAAGACGCCGCTGTTTGCAATCCAAGGATATATTGAAACCCTACAGGATGGTATGCTGGAGGAAAACCCGACCATGGCGGTGAACTTTTTAAATAAAGCATCACGTAACTTGGATCGCCTGAGTTACTTGATCCATGACCTGGATGAGATAGCAAAGCTGGAATCTGGAGAGGTGATCATCAAAAAGGAGAAATTTGATCTCAATCCTTTAATTAAGGAAACCATCGATGACTTGGATTATAAGGCCAAGGAAAATAACATCACCTTAAATTACAATACGAAAGGTAACTATCCAATTTTCGTACGCGCCGATAGAAAGAAAATCCAACAGGTGCTCATCAACTTTATTGACAACTCCATTAAATATGGTAAAAAAGGTGGCGAGACACATATTAAGGTATTGCCCCTAATCGATCAGGTATTGATAGAAATTACGGATAACGGTCATGGTATCGAAGAAAAAAACCTTTCTCGGGTTTTTGAAAGATTCTTCCGGGCCGATAAGAGTCGTTCAAGGGAAGTTGGGGGATCTGGATTGGGCTTGGCGATCGTCAAACATATTATTGAAGCGCACCAGCAGAATGTCCATGTCCGCAGTACGGAAGGCATCGGAACGACCTTTTCTTTTACGCTGGAAAAGGCTTAA
- a CDS encoding phosphatidylserine decarboxylase family protein: protein MKFHKEGYTSLALVVLFIFIINAVAHYYDAGPVVKWIIYIVSAILFITIVQFFRSPIKTIALDEKVILCPADGKVVVIEEAEETEYFKERRLQVSIFMSPINVHVNRNPMTGIVSFFKYHPGKFLVAWHPKSSTDNERTTIVVKNSVGVEVLFRQIAGAMARRIVWYVKEGQEVQQGDEFGFIKFGSRVDLFLPLDTKINVNIGDKVTGGKTIIGQFS from the coding sequence ATGAAATTCCATAAAGAAGGATATACGAGTTTAGCGTTAGTTGTATTATTTATCTTCATCATTAATGCCGTCGCCCATTATTATGACGCAGGTCCTGTGGTTAAGTGGATCATCTATATCGTATCGGCCATTCTCTTTATTACAATCGTTCAGTTTTTCAGAAGCCCCATCAAGACCATTGCATTGGATGAAAAGGTAATCCTATGCCCTGCAGATGGAAAAGTTGTGGTTATCGAGGAAGCAGAGGAAACTGAATATTTCAAGGAACGCCGTCTACAGGTGTCCATATTCATGTCACCCATCAATGTGCATGTGAATAGGAACCCAATGACGGGTATCGTCAGCTTCTTTAAATACCACCCTGGTAAATTCCTGGTGGCATGGCACCCAAAATCTTCCACGGACAATGAACGTACGACCATAGTTGTGAAGAACTCTGTTGGAGTGGAGGTACTGTTCCGCCAAATTGCCGGCGCAATGGCTCGCCGTATCGTTTGGTATGTAAAGGAAGGTCAAGAAGTGCAACAAGGTGATGAATTCGGTTTTATTAAATTCGGTTCCCGTGTGGATCTATTTCTGCCGTTGGACACGAAAATCAATGTCAATATTGGAGATAAGGTAACCGGCGGAAAAACCATCATTGGTCAATTCTCGTAA
- a CDS encoding toxin-antitoxin system YwqK family antitoxin yields MMKFTLGFLFCLLTLVSWAQETKPVYFESSGSEVRFYYDQNYFLVDKNCEFRTIERVGAFDANTAKLNGTFTDFDFTGRVILEGNYTNGSKEGLFKAYHPNGIMKWEVTYAENSPTGQWKYYYPDGKLMMTVDFSGDFAKIVNFYDQKGRARVLEGEGTYEFKVPFQGYNPYGYPYIGFKGKMKNGLPHGYWQIFYETDKIKDIVAEEIYKEGYLLQAVDLLTETEYAAPRFSLLPPEPFLRGELLVSKPCTYDDFIGFTMYLNDYFTAPFADFDAPMEVASGDFEYTVHVDRNGEASKPSIKKDVPKEMRKLFKAQVEGLQHYVPSFVDEKYIDDELTIRGKFDKNQTGAVVFHSIAVERKNES; encoded by the coding sequence ATGATGAAGTTCACATTGGGATTCCTTTTTTGCTTATTAACACTTGTTTCCTGGGCGCAGGAAACTAAGCCTGTTTATTTTGAATCCTCAGGATCAGAAGTTAGGTTCTATTACGATCAGAATTATTTCCTTGTGGACAAAAATTGCGAGTTTAGGACCATCGAGCGTGTAGGTGCTTTTGATGCAAACACGGCCAAGTTGAACGGTACGTTTACGGATTTTGATTTCACTGGACGCGTGATTTTGGAAGGAAACTATACAAATGGTTCAAAAGAAGGTCTCTTCAAGGCTTACCATCCCAATGGAATCATGAAATGGGAGGTGACCTATGCCGAAAACTCCCCAACCGGACAGTGGAAATACTATTACCCGGATGGAAAATTGATGATGACAGTCGACTTTAGCGGCGATTTTGCAAAAATCGTCAATTTCTACGACCAGAAAGGGCGTGCTCGCGTCCTCGAGGGTGAAGGCACCTATGAATTCAAAGTACCTTTTCAGGGATACAACCCCTATGGCTATCCATATATTGGATTTAAGGGCAAAATGAAAAATGGATTGCCTCACGGCTATTGGCAGATCTTTTATGAAACCGATAAAATAAAGGACATTGTTGCGGAAGAAATATACAAGGAAGGGTATTTGTTACAAGCGGTAGACCTGTTGACTGAAACAGAATACGCAGCGCCACGCTTTAGCCTTTTACCACCGGAACCCTTTCTTCGTGGAGAACTTTTGGTGTCGAAACCGTGTACATATGATGACTTCATCGGTTTCACTATGTACCTGAACGATTATTTTACTGCTCCGTTTGCAGATTTTGATGCGCCGATGGAGGTTGCATCGGGAGATTTTGAATATACGGTCCATGTTGACAGAAATGGAGAGGCATCAAAACCTTCCATAAAGAAAGATGTACCCAAGGAAATGCGTAAATTGTTCAAGGCACAGGTTGAAGGATTACAACATTATGTACCTTCTTTCGTTGATGAAAAGTACATCGACGATGAATTGACCATCCGTGGGAAATTTGATAAAAATCAAACCGGTGCGGTTGTCTTTCATTCGATCGCAGTTGAGCGCAAAAATGAATCATAG
- the polA gene encoding DNA polymerase I: MKKLFLLDGMALIYRAYFALSKTPRITSYGLNTGAIMGFCNTLLDVLNNQKPSHIAVVFDTAAPTNRHLEFEAYKAQREKMPEDLAASIPYIHRLIEGFNIPIITMDGYEADDIIGTLAKKGEQAGYTVYCMTPDKDFGQLVSENIFIYKPARMGNGAEILGVPEILEKWEINNVHEVIDILGLWGDAVDNIPGIPGIGEKTAKKLIQEFGSIENLVQNTDKLKGKLKENVENFTEQGLISKRLATIQLDVPVELDEQALTLDPASKELLEPLFVELEFRTLGKRVFGEAFSITETTGPKSGQMDLFAVHVDANIDGAKAASLSGTIEESPVLTNIENTEHTYTLVETFDDQKALIDRLSSEKSFCFDTETTGLDAMQAELVGISFSIKEKEAYYVPVSPDQTLAQATVDLFKPLFENPAILKIGQNLKYDILLLSRYGVDVQGEFFDTMLAHYLIDPDTRHNMDYLSETYLNYTPVSITDLIGAKGKNQGNMRDVELEKIKEYAAEDADITLQLQQKFEPLLKETSTLQLAQEVEFPLLKVLAEIEQNGVKVDVATLGTFSQDIEKDVKRLEQQIYEKAGVTFNIASPKQLGEVLFDKLQLDPKAKKTKTGQYKTGEDVLLALANKSDIVQDILEFRQLQKLKSTYVDALPALINSNTGLIHTSYNQAVAATGRLSSTNPNLQNIPIRTEKGREVRKAFISRSDDWVLLSADYSQIELRIMAELSKDVNMLDAFNQGLDIHRATAAKVYGVSLEEVDSNMRRNAKAVNFGIIYGQSAFGLSQNLGISRKEAAEIIEQYFKQYTGIRTYMGEVIEFAKENGYVETVLKRRRYLRDINSANMTVRGFAERNAINAPIQGSAADLIKIAMIRIQEDIKTKGLKGKMIMQVHDELVFDVPREEVAIFKEIIADRMKNAIKMQVPIEIEIGEGRNWLEAH; this comes from the coding sequence TTGAAAAAGTTATTTCTATTAGACGGGATGGCATTGATATACCGTGCCTACTTTGCGCTGAGCAAGACTCCCCGAATTACCTCATATGGATTGAATACAGGAGCCATCATGGGTTTCTGTAACACCTTACTGGATGTTTTAAACAATCAGAAACCTTCCCATATCGCGGTCGTATTCGATACGGCGGCACCAACGAATCGGCATTTAGAGTTCGAGGCCTATAAGGCCCAACGTGAAAAAATGCCCGAAGATCTGGCGGCTTCCATTCCCTATATCCACCGGTTGATTGAGGGCTTCAATATTCCGATCATTACCATGGACGGGTATGAAGCCGATGATATCATTGGAACCTTGGCAAAGAAAGGGGAACAGGCGGGCTATACCGTTTACTGTATGACCCCCGATAAAGATTTCGGTCAATTGGTGTCCGAGAACATTTTTATCTATAAGCCAGCGCGCATGGGCAATGGCGCCGAGATATTGGGCGTTCCGGAGATCCTTGAAAAATGGGAAATCAACAATGTCCATGAAGTGATCGATATCTTGGGGCTGTGGGGTGATGCCGTCGACAATATCCCAGGCATTCCGGGTATCGGCGAAAAAACCGCCAAAAAGCTGATCCAGGAATTTGGTTCCATCGAAAACCTGGTACAGAATACGGATAAATTAAAAGGAAAACTAAAGGAAAACGTTGAGAATTTTACCGAACAGGGATTAATTTCCAAACGATTAGCCACCATTCAACTGGATGTTCCAGTGGAACTGGATGAACAGGCGCTAACATTAGACCCGGCATCGAAGGAATTATTGGAGCCTTTGTTCGTCGAGCTGGAATTCAGGACACTCGGTAAACGGGTATTCGGTGAAGCCTTTAGCATTACCGAGACCACTGGCCCAAAATCGGGACAGATGGACCTGTTCGCGGTGCATGTGGATGCCAATATCGATGGTGCAAAAGCTGCGTCCTTGTCCGGTACCATTGAGGAGAGCCCTGTCCTTACGAACATTGAAAACACCGAACATACTTATACCCTGGTCGAAACGTTTGATGATCAAAAAGCATTAATAGACCGCCTAAGCAGCGAAAAATCTTTCTGCTTTGACACAGAAACCACAGGCTTGGACGCCATGCAAGCCGAACTAGTGGGCATCTCATTCAGTATAAAAGAGAAGGAAGCCTACTATGTTCCAGTGAGTCCTGATCAAACCTTGGCGCAGGCAACTGTGGACCTATTCAAGCCATTGTTCGAAAACCCGGCCATTCTGAAGATTGGTCAGAATCTAAAATATGACATCCTGTTGTTGTCCAGGTATGGCGTTGATGTTCAGGGAGAATTCTTTGACACCATGCTCGCCCATTACCTGATCGATCCGGATACCCGGCATAACATGGACTATCTGTCCGAAACATACCTGAATTACACCCCTGTTTCCATTACTGACCTGATCGGTGCCAAGGGCAAGAACCAAGGGAATATGCGGGATGTAGAACTGGAAAAAATTAAGGAATATGCAGCGGAAGATGCTGATATCACCTTGCAATTGCAACAGAAGTTTGAACCCCTATTAAAAGAAACCTCCACATTGCAGTTAGCGCAGGAGGTTGAATTCCCCTTACTGAAAGTATTGGCGGAAATCGAACAGAATGGGGTGAAAGTGGATGTAGCCACATTGGGCACATTTTCACAGGATATCGAGAAGGATGTGAAAAGATTGGAACAGCAGATCTATGAAAAAGCAGGCGTGACCTTCAACATCGCATCCCCGAAACAGCTTGGGGAAGTGCTATTCGATAAGTTGCAGTTGGATCCGAAGGCCAAAAAGACCAAAACCGGACAGTATAAAACCGGTGAGGACGTGCTTCTGGCCTTGGCGAACAAATCGGATATCGTACAGGATATCCTGGAATTCCGCCAGTTACAGAAGTTGAAATCTACTTACGTAGATGCACTTCCGGCATTGATCAATTCGAACACTGGCCTCATCCACACCTCCTACAACCAAGCTGTTGCGGCAACAGGTCGTTTGAGCTCGACAAATCCGAATCTGCAAAATATCCCCATCCGTACCGAAAAAGGTCGCGAGGTACGCAAGGCCTTTATCAGCCGGTCCGATGATTGGGTGCTGTTGTCGGCGGATTATTCGCAGATAGAACTGCGCATCATGGCGGAACTGAGCAAGGATGTGAATATGTTGGATGCCTTTAATCAGGGTCTGGATATTCACCGCGCTACGGCAGCCAAGGTATATGGCGTGTCACTGGAAGAGGTGGATAGCAACATGCGCCGGAATGCCAAAGCCGTGAACTTCGGCATTATCTACGGCCAGTCCGCATTTGGACTTTCTCAGAACTTGGGCATTTCCAGAAAAGAAGCTGCAGAAATCATTGAGCAGTATTTCAAACAATATACAGGCATTCGTACTTATATGGGTGAGGTGATTGAGTTTGCTAAAGAAAATGGCTATGTCGAAACCGTATTGAAACGCCGTCGGTACCTGCGTGACATCAATTCCGCAAATATGACGGTTCGTGGTTTTGCAGAACGAAATGCCATCAATGCACCTATCCAAGGTTCTGCGGCAGATTTGATCAAGATTGCGATGATCCGAATTCAAGAGGATATCAAAACCAAGGGTCTAAAAGGTAAAATGATCATGCAGGTGCATGATGAGCTTGTGTTTGATGTCCCTCGGGAAGAGGTCGCTATTTTCAAGGAAATCATCGCCGATCGCATGAAAAATGCCATTAAAATGCAGGTTCCGATCGAAATCGAAATCGGTGAGGGTAGAAATTGGCTTGAAGCACATTAA
- the rsgA gene encoding ribosome small subunit-dependent GTPase A, with the protein MRGLVTKSTGSWYQVLDENGNRYECRIKGKFRTQGIKTTNPVAVGDWVDFEVEHGQQSAVITKLEPRKNYIIRRSVNLSKQTQIIGANLDLALLVVTLASPPTSTGFIDRFLVTAEAYSIPAALVFNKLDLFSEEGLEILQVYMDIYENLGYPCFAVSALEKENIEPLKELLKDKITLVSGHSGVGKSTLINSLIPDLNLKTGDISEWSDKGKHTTTFAEMLDLPFGGKLIDTPGIRELGIVDIEPQELSHYFPEMRKLMNQCKFHNCRHINEPGCVVLEAVENGDIEPSRYDSYLSIYGNENNRN; encoded by the coding sequence ATGCGCGGACTAGTTACAAAATCTACAGGCAGTTGGTATCAGGTACTTGACGAGAACGGAAATCGCTACGAATGTAGGATTAAAGGGAAATTCAGGACGCAGGGTATCAAAACCACCAATCCGGTTGCGGTTGGTGACTGGGTGGATTTTGAAGTGGAACATGGTCAACAGAGTGCGGTGATTACCAAACTGGAGCCCCGTAAGAATTACATTATCCGGCGATCGGTAAATCTCTCCAAGCAGACCCAGATTATCGGTGCTAACTTAGATCTTGCCCTATTGGTTGTTACATTGGCCTCCCCGCCGACATCAACCGGTTTTATCGATCGATTCCTGGTCACGGCGGAAGCCTATAGCATTCCAGCAGCTTTGGTATTCAATAAGCTCGACCTATTCTCAGAGGAAGGCTTGGAAATTCTACAAGTCTACATGGATATCTATGAAAACCTGGGCTACCCTTGCTTTGCCGTTTCTGCCCTGGAAAAAGAAAACATAGAACCCCTTAAAGAGTTGCTGAAGGATAAGATCACGCTGGTCTCTGGGCATTCAGGGGTTGGCAAATCCACCCTGATCAATTCGCTTATCCCGGATCTCAACTTGAAAACGGGAGATATCTCGGAATGGTCCGATAAGGGAAAGCATACGACAACCTTTGCGGAAATGTTGGACCTGCCATTCGGCGGTAAATTGATTGATACCCCCGGGATCCGTGAGCTCGGCATCGTGGATATTGAACCGCAGGAGCTCTCGCATTACTTTCCGGAAATGAGAAAGCTGATGAACCAATGTAAATTCCACAATTGCAGGCATATCAATGAGCCTGGTTGTGTCGTTCTGGAAGCGGTTGAAAATGGTGATATCGAGCCATCCCGTTATGACAGTTACCTGTCTATTTACGGGAATGAGAACAATAGAAATTAA